One window of Desulfovibrio subterraneus genomic DNA carries:
- a CDS encoding potassium channel family protein: MGYNVRKRTPFLTRVLRLRNQLGFFWPLVISQLSLVTVSLGAIYGYMLIEGWNFWDSFYMVVITLSTIGFGEVHPLSQEGRVLTTFVILTGVGNFAFILGAFSQLLVEGRLFKLLGRRRVLKTISKLRNHCIICGYGRIGSVVAQEIMEEGYDIVVIENDPKTLERLEEDGVLHISGDATSDEVLAEAGISHAKSLIASLSEDSQNVYVVLSARQLNRDINIVARAGAQAHMSKLKLAGANVVLMPNRIGGVRMAQSVLRPTVTSFMELAHKKTSQDIQMEELTISDTSELVGKNLIESGIRPRFNLIIIAIKKVGQEMTFNPEPKTVLHAGDTVIAVGSTKSFQQFEEIL; the protein is encoded by the coding sequence ATGGGCTACAACGTCAGGAAAAGGACTCCCTTTCTCACGCGGGTGCTGCGCCTGCGTAACCAGCTTGGTTTCTTCTGGCCGCTGGTGATCAGCCAGTTGTCGCTGGTCACCGTTTCGCTGGGGGCCATCTATGGCTACATGCTCATAGAAGGCTGGAATTTCTGGGATTCATTCTACATGGTGGTTATCACGCTTTCCACCATCGGATTTGGTGAGGTGCATCCCCTGTCGCAGGAAGGGCGCGTGCTCACTACCTTCGTCATTCTGACCGGCGTGGGCAACTTCGCCTTCATCCTCGGTGCCTTTTCGCAGCTGCTTGTGGAAGGCAGACTTTTCAAACTTCTCGGGAGGCGCAGGGTGCTCAAGACCATCAGCAAGCTTCGCAACCATTGCATCATCTGCGGCTACGGGCGCATAGGCAGCGTTGTGGCACAGGAAATAATGGAAGAAGGCTACGACATCGTCGTCATAGAAAACGATCCCAAGACGCTGGAGCGCCTTGAGGAAGACGGCGTGCTGCATATCTCAGGCGATGCCACTTCAGACGAAGTGCTTGCGGAAGCGGGTATAAGTCACGCCAAGAGCCTTATCGCCAGCCTTTCCGAAGATTCCCAGAACGTCTATGTGGTGCTCAGCGCACGCCAGCTTAACAGGGACATCAATATCGTGGCCCGTGCCGGTGCGCAGGCGCATATGAGCAAGCTCAAGCTTGCCGGTGCCAATGTAGTGCTCATGCCCAACCGCATCGGCGGGGTGCGCATGGCGCAGTCGGTTCTTCGTCCTACCGTGACCAGCTTCATGGAACTGGCGCACAAGAAAACCTCGCAAGATATTCAGATGGAGGAACTCACCATTTCCGATACTTCGGAACTGGTGGGCAAGAATCTCATTGAATCGGGCATACGGCCGCGGTTCAACCTGATCATCATAGCCATCAAGAAGGTCGGGCAGGAAATGACCTTCAATCCGGAACCGAAGACCGTGCTGCACGCCGGAGATACCGTCATTGCCGTTGGCTCCACAAAGAGCTTCCAGCAATTTGAAGAAATTCTCTAA
- the uvrB gene encoding excinuclease ABC subunit UvrB — protein sequence MQENMFKLVTSFTPQGDQPQAIAELTANLNAGIRDQVLLGATGTGKTFTVAQTIAATQRPALVLAPNKTLAAQLYNEFKELFPHNAVEYFVSYYDYYQPEAYVPSSDTYIEKDSSINDNIDKLRHAATHALLTRRDVIIIASVSCIYGLGSPEYYAKLVIPVETGQQISMDSLIGRLVDVQYERNDYDFHRGTFRVRGDVLEIIPAYHHERALRLEFFGDEIESMSEIDPITGNVLGSVGKTVIYPASHYVSDRDNLNRAVGDIRVELQQRLAEFRDTNRLVEAQRLEQRTMLDLEMVEEMGYCTGIENYSRHLDNREEGSPPSCLLDYFPDDFVLYVDESHITVSQVGAMFKGDRSRKQTLVDFGFRLPSALDNRPLNFDEFLERIGQTVYVSATPGKWEMERAQGLVVEQIIRPTGLLDPLVEVRPVKGQMDDLLGECKQRAARDERVLVTTLTKRMAEDLTEYFNSMGTVTRYLHSDIDTMERMAILQALRRKEFDVLIGINLLREGLDIPEVSLVAILDADKEGFLRSMGSLIQTFGRAARNVEGRVILYADVVTRSMRAAMEETARRRERQEAFNTENGITPATIRKKLESSFDSLYSPGDSRKGKGRGKAGGPAMPAEDWGLSSEDIGKRIQQFERDMREAAKELEFEKAAELRDRIQVLRQRLLAAD from the coding sequence ATGCAAGAGAACATGTTCAAGCTCGTTACGAGCTTTACCCCGCAGGGCGACCAGCCTCAGGCCATAGCGGAACTGACCGCCAATTTGAATGCGGGCATCCGCGATCAGGTGCTGCTTGGTGCCACAGGCACCGGCAAAACCTTCACCGTGGCGCAGACCATTGCCGCAACACAACGCCCCGCATTGGTGCTTGCACCTAACAAAACCCTTGCCGCGCAGCTCTACAACGAATTCAAAGAACTTTTCCCGCATAATGCGGTTGAATATTTCGTCAGCTACTACGATTACTATCAGCCGGAAGCTTATGTTCCTTCCTCCGACACCTACATAGAGAAGGACTCTTCCATCAACGATAACATAGATAAGCTGCGTCATGCCGCCACGCATGCGCTGCTGACGCGGCGCGATGTCATCATCATCGCTTCGGTTTCGTGTATTTACGGCCTCGGTTCGCCGGAATATTACGCCAAGCTGGTCATTCCCGTGGAGACAGGGCAGCAGATAAGCATGGATTCCCTGATCGGGCGGCTTGTGGATGTGCAGTACGAGCGCAACGACTACGACTTTCACCGTGGCACCTTCCGTGTGCGCGGGGACGTGCTCGAAATCATTCCCGCCTATCACCATGAACGCGCTCTGCGGCTGGAATTTTTCGGCGACGAAATCGAATCCATGAGCGAGATAGACCCCATCACCGGCAACGTGCTCGGGTCGGTGGGCAAAACGGTCATCTATCCTGCCAGCCACTATGTCTCGGACCGCGACAACCTGAACCGCGCCGTGGGTGACATTCGTGTGGAACTGCAGCAACGGCTGGCGGAGTTCCGCGATACCAATCGTCTGGTGGAAGCCCAGCGCCTTGAGCAGCGCACCATGCTCGATCTCGAAATGGTCGAGGAAATGGGCTACTGCACGGGCATAGAAAACTACTCGCGGCATCTGGATAACCGCGAGGAGGGCTCTCCGCCTTCCTGTCTGCTCGACTATTTCCCCGACGACTTTGTGCTCTATGTGGACGAAAGCCACATAACCGTGTCGCAGGTCGGGGCCATGTTCAAGGGCGACCGTTCCCGAAAGCAGACGCTGGTGGATTTCGGCTTCCGCCTGCCTTCCGCGCTGGATAACCGGCCGCTGAACTTTGACGAATTTCTCGAACGCATCGGCCAGACCGTCTATGTTTCCGCAACGCCGGGCAAATGGGAGATGGAGCGTGCTCAGGGGCTGGTGGTGGAGCAGATCATCCGTCCCACCGGTCTTCTTGATCCGTTGGTGGAAGTGCGTCCGGTCAAGGGCCAGATGGACGACCTGCTCGGCGAGTGCAAGCAGCGGGCTGCCCGCGATGAGCGCGTGCTTGTGACCACCCTGACCAAGCGCATGGCCGAAGACCTGACAGAATACTTCAACAGCATGGGCACCGTTACCCGTTACCTGCACTCCGACATAGACACCATGGAGCGCATGGCCATTCTGCAGGCGCTGCGTCGCAAGGAATTTGATGTGCTCATCGGCATAAATCTTCTGCGCGAAGGGCTTGATATACCGGAAGTTTCTCTGGTAGCTATTCTTGATGCCGACAAGGAAGGCTTTTTGCGTTCCATGGGGTCTCTCATTCAGACCTTCGGACGAGCCGCACGAAACGTTGAAGGCCGCGTTATTCTGTATGCGGATGTCGTAACCCGCTCCATGCGGGCTGCCATGGAAGAAACCGCGCGCCGCCGGGAACGGCAGGAAGCGTTTAACACCGAGAACGGCATTACGCCCGCCACCATCCGCAAGAAGTTGGAAAGCTCTTTCGACTCTCTCTATTCTCCGGGTGATTCCAGAAAGGGTAAGGGCAGAGGCAAGGCGGGCGGACCCGCAATGCCGGCAGAGGATTGGGGACTTTCATCGGAAGACATTGGCAAGCGCATTCAGCAGTTTGAACGCGACATGCGCGAGGCGGCCAAGGAACTGGAATTCGAAAAGGCTGCGGAACTGCGCGACCGCATTCAGGTGCTGCGCCAGCGATTGCTGGCTGCGGACTAA
- the aat gene encoding leucyl/phenylalanyl-tRNA--protein transferase — MNVFWLPEKGVDFPNPELADAEGLLAIGGDLSVERLISAYACGIFPWYNEESPILWWSPDPRFVLYPDNLHIPRSLRRVINSRQFTITMDRAFEQVIRFCACSPRPDQCGTWIVPEMIRAYCELHLHGIAHSVEAWRDGVLVGGMYGVSLGGVFFGESMFYREPDASKVALVWLARFLRQSGFSMLDCQQVTHNLRRFGAEEVSRNDFLAQLKKALRTPTRQGLWEIPEDFFPL; from the coding sequence ATGAACGTATTCTGGCTGCCGGAAAAAGGGGTGGATTTCCCCAATCCTGAACTTGCCGATGCGGAAGGCCTGCTTGCCATAGGCGGTGACCTTTCCGTGGAACGGCTCATCTCTGCTTACGCCTGCGGAATATTCCCCTGGTACAATGAGGAAAGCCCCATTCTCTGGTGGTCGCCCGATCCTCGTTTCGTGCTATATCCCGACAATCTGCATATCCCCCGCAGTCTGCGCAGGGTCATCAATTCCCGCCAGTTCACCATCACCATGGACCGGGCCTTCGAGCAGGTCATACGCTTCTGCGCCTGCTCACCGCGTCCCGATCAATGCGGAACATGGATCGTGCCGGAAATGATCAGGGCTTATTGCGAGCTGCACCTGCACGGCATTGCCCATTCGGTGGAAGCGTGGCGGGATGGTGTGCTGGTGGGCGGCATGTATGGCGTTTCGCTCGGCGGTGTGTTTTTCGGCGAATCCATGTTCTACCGTGAGCCGGATGCCTCAAAGGTGGCGCTGGTCTGGCTGGCGCGTTTTCTGCGGCAGTCGGGATTCTCCATGCTGGACTGCCAGCAGGTGACGCACAACCTGCGCCGTTTTGGTGCAGAAGAAGTGTCGCGCAACGATTTTCTTGCCCAATTGAAAAAGGCCCTGCGTACTCCGACGAGACAGGGCCTTTGGGAAATTCCCGAAGATTTTTTCCCCTTGTAG
- the clpA gene encoding ATP-dependent Clp protease ATP-binding subunit ClpA: protein MLGKRLEAVLSDAVSEVRKRNHEFLTLEHILFAITRDDQGRHILSGCGADADALSKRLEVFFSSHLEPLPADMPTEVVQTLGVQRVLQRAVMQMQSASKDKVEVGDLLAALFEEEDSYAVYFLRSQGVTRLDVLEFISHAMGSEEWSEKEGVQGDGESSGRPDALAQFCVDLTTKAREGQIDPLIGRTEELERTVQVLARRRKNNPLYVGEPGVGKTALAEGLALRIVNGHVPDSFLEASVYALDLGALLAGTKYRGDFEARLKGVIKELTSIEGAILFIDEIHTIVGAGATSGGSMDASNILKPVLASGTIRCIGSTTYEEYRNHFEKDRALSRRFQKIDVPEPTTDECLEILKGLKPYYEEHHGVRYTHPAIKAAVELSSRYINERFLPDKAIDVIDEAGAAYRLRSANRKRNTITAGDIERVVARMARIPEQHVSAGDRLKLANLDSTLKGMVFGQDEAVDVVCRAILRSRAGLGRDDRPTGSFLFYGPTGVGKTELAKQLAQTLGVQFLRYDMSEYMEKHAVSRLIGAPPGYVGFDQGGQLTDAIRKHPYAVVLMDEIEKAHPDIFNILLQVMDYATLTDNTGRKADFRNVILIMTSNAGAREMAAKAIGFGSVVETDVTSRGLKEVEKTFSPEFRNRLDALVPFHGLSEEIMLNIVDKFVAELEGQMKDKRVRIEMTDAARKRLAKLGYDPAFGARPMRRAIRRGLEDDIAREVLFGALQRGGIVKVGARKLKASEGKDVSGLTFTFTSFSGKDN from the coding sequence ATGCTCGGTAAACGACTTGAAGCAGTGCTCTCGGACGCCGTCTCGGAAGTGCGTAAACGGAATCATGAATTTCTGACGCTTGAGCATATCCTTTTCGCCATTACCCGCGACGATCAGGGCAGACACATCCTTTCCGGTTGCGGAGCCGATGCCGACGCACTGTCCAAGCGGCTTGAAGTATTTTTCTCTTCCCACCTTGAACCGTTGCCTGCCGACATGCCTACGGAAGTGGTGCAGACTCTCGGCGTGCAACGTGTGCTGCAGCGTGCGGTCATGCAGATGCAGTCTGCCAGCAAGGACAAGGTAGAAGTGGGCGACCTGCTTGCGGCCCTGTTTGAGGAAGAGGATTCCTATGCCGTTTACTTCCTGCGTTCGCAGGGTGTTACCAGACTGGATGTGCTTGAGTTCATTTCGCACGCCATGGGCAGCGAGGAATGGAGCGAAAAGGAAGGGGTGCAGGGAGACGGAGAAAGTTCCGGCAGGCCCGATGCCCTTGCCCAGTTTTGCGTGGATCTTACGACAAAGGCGAGGGAAGGCCAGATAGACCCGCTCATCGGCCGTACCGAAGAGCTTGAGCGCACCGTGCAGGTGCTGGCGCGCAGGCGCAAGAACAACCCGCTGTATGTGGGTGAGCCGGGGGTGGGTAAAACAGCCCTTGCCGAGGGCCTTGCCCTGCGCATTGTCAACGGCCACGTGCCGGACAGTTTTCTTGAAGCCAGCGTTTATGCGCTGGACCTTGGCGCGTTGCTTGCGGGCACCAAGTACCGTGGCGATTTCGAAGCGCGGCTCAAGGGCGTGATCAAGGAGCTTACTTCCATTGAAGGTGCCATTCTTTTCATAGACGAGATTCACACCATCGTGGGCGCAGGGGCAACCAGCGGCGGTTCCATGGACGCTTCCAACATCCTCAAGCCGGTTCTGGCTTCGGGAACCATTCGCTGCATCGGCTCCACCACCTACGAGGAATATCGCAACCATTTCGAGAAGGACCGGGCTCTGTCGCGCCGGTTCCAGAAAATTGACGTGCCGGAACCCACCACCGATGAGTGCCTTGAAATCTTGAAGGGTCTCAAGCCCTACTATGAGGAGCACCACGGTGTGCGGTATACGCATCCGGCCATCAAGGCTGCGGTGGAGCTTTCTTCCCGTTACATCAACGAGCGTTTTCTGCCGGACAAGGCCATAGACGTTATTGACGAAGCCGGTGCCGCCTACAGGCTGCGCAGCGCCAACCGCAAGCGCAACACCATTACCGCCGGAGACATAGAACGGGTGGTGGCACGCATGGCGCGTATCCCTGAACAGCATGTTTCTGCCGGTGACAGGCTGAAGCTGGCGAATCTGGATTCTACGCTGAAGGGTATGGTGTTCGGGCAGGACGAAGCTGTGGACGTGGTCTGCCGCGCCATTCTGCGCAGCCGTGCGGGGCTTGGCAGGGATGACAGGCCCACAGGCTCCTTCCTCTTCTACGGTCCCACGGGCGTGGGCAAGACTGAGCTGGCCAAGCAGCTTGCCCAGACGCTGGGTGTGCAGTTCCTGCGTTACGACATGAGCGAATACATGGAAAAGCACGCCGTGTCGCGGCTTATAGGTGCACCTCCCGGGTATGTGGGGTTTGATCAGGGCGGCCAGCTTACCGATGCCATCCGTAAGCACCCCTATGCCGTGGTGCTCATGGATGAAATCGAAAAGGCGCATCCGGATATATTCAATATTCTGCTGCAGGTCATGGACTACGCCACGCTTACCGACAATACGGGGCGCAAGGCCGACTTCCGCAACGTCATACTCATCATGACCTCCAACGCGGGCGCGCGTGAAATGGCAGCCAAGGCCATAGGCTTCGGCTCTGTTGTGGAGACGGATGTCACCTCGCGTGGTCTGAAGGAAGTGGAAAAGACCTTCTCGCCCGAATTCCGCAACAGGCTGGATGCCTTAGTGCCGTTCCACGGACTTTCCGAAGAGATCATGCTCAACATCGTGGATAAGTTCGTTGCCGAGCTGGAAGGCCAGATGAAGGATAAGCGGGTACGCATTGAGATGACGGATGCCGCCCGAAAGCGTCTTGCGAAGCTGGGATATGATCCGGCATTCGGCGCTCGCCCCATGCGCCGGGCCATACGGCGCGGACTTGAGGACGATATTGCCCGCGAAGTGCTCTTCGGCGCATTGCAGCGAGGGGGTATTGTCAAGGTAGGTGCCCGAAAACTCAAGGCATCGGAAGGCAAGGATGTTTCCGGTTTAACCTTTACCTTCACGTCGTTTTCCGGCAAGGATAACTGA
- a CDS encoding ATP-dependent Clp protease adaptor ClpS, whose amino-acid sequence MLQEPRKFKVLLHNDDYTTMEFVIAVLVQVFRKTAQQATAIMLSVHEKGVGECGVFTAEVAETKVAIVHARARKEGFPLRCSMEEV is encoded by the coding sequence ATGTTGCAGGAGCCCAGAAAATTCAAGGTGCTGCTGCATAACGATGACTATACGACCATGGAGTTTGTCATAGCCGTTCTCGTGCAGGTGTTTCGCAAAACAGCCCAGCAGGCCACGGCCATCATGCTGAGCGTTCACGAAAAGGGTGTTGGCGAATGTGGCGTTTTTACCGCCGAAGTGGCGGAAACCAAGGTAGCCATAGTGCATGCGCGGGCCCGTAAAGAGGGATTTCCCCTGCGGTGCAGCATGGAAGAGGTGTAG
- a CDS encoding class IV adenylate cyclase has translation MAFETELKFVDADFAALRKKLAELGAECRGSHVERNLVFDTPERSFKNSDMLLRLRTKIRKNGETAVLTLKRPPQVPVPADVKVYDERETTVENFDGMRGILEGMGYDAAFRYEKMREEWKLDGVEICLDSMPFGDVAELEGEREAIFTCAARIGLRMEQANTGTYHDLNRNWRAAQGLPHDDNFCFSTSRLHELLEEL, from the coding sequence ATGGCCTTTGAAACGGAACTGAAATTTGTCGATGCCGACTTTGCCGCGCTGCGCAAAAAGCTTGCCGAACTGGGAGCGGAGTGCCGGGGCAGCCACGTGGAGCGCAATCTGGTGTTTGATACGCCGGAACGCTCGTTCAAGAACAGCGATATGCTCCTGCGTCTGCGCACGAAGATACGCAAAAACGGCGAGACCGCCGTGTTGACCCTGAAGCGCCCCCCGCAGGTGCCTGTCCCCGCCGATGTGAAAGTGTATGACGAGCGAGAGACCACGGTGGAGAACTTTGACGGCATGCGCGGTATTCTGGAAGGCATGGGCTACGATGCGGCCTTCCGCTATGAGAAAATGCGCGAGGAATGGAAGCTGGATGGTGTGGAAATTTGTCTGGACTCCATGCCCTTCGGCGATGTTGCGGAACTGGAAGGGGAGCGGGAGGCCATATTTACCTGCGCAGCACGTATCGGCCTGCGCATGGAGCAGGCAAATACCGGCACCTACCACGATCTGAACCGCAACTGGCGGGCAGCGCAGGGGTTGCCGCATGACGATAATTTTTGTTTTTCCACCTCGCGGTTGCATGAGCTCCTCGAGGAATTATAA
- the crcB gene encoding fluoride efflux transporter CrcB codes for MQKLFLLFIAGGLGSLSRYTLAGLVQRLAGTSFPAGTFAVNCLGCFLFGLVWSLFEDRLSLPPEMRVIVLTGFMGAFTTFSTYIFETANLISASQWVYAVANCAGQLVVGLVFLWIGLSLGRLV; via the coding sequence GTGCAGAAGCTCTTTCTGCTGTTCATTGCCGGAGGGCTGGGAAGCCTCAGCCGCTACACACTGGCCGGACTGGTGCAGCGCCTTGCCGGAACATCGTTTCCGGCGGGCACATTTGCCGTGAACTGCCTCGGCTGTTTTCTGTTCGGACTGGTCTGGAGCCTGTTTGAAGACAGGCTCTCTCTGCCGCCGGAAATGCGTGTGATCGTGCTGACCGGATTCATGGGCGCGTTCACCACCTTTTCGACCTACATATTTGAAACAGCCAACCTGATCAGCGCATCGCAATGGGTCTATGCCGTGGCCAACTGTGCAGGACAGCTGGTTGTGGGCCTTGTCTTTCTCTGGATCGGCCTTTCGCTCGGCCGACTGGTTTAG
- a CDS encoding DUF190 domain-containing protein — protein MVSLPEQAQRLCIYTGENDTHAGRPLYEVIVEMARKRGLAGATVTRGVSGFGANSLVHTIKVLRLSEDLPLLIQIVDTPEKIEAFLPELDAVISEGLVTVEPVQVVFYRHKNGKKNQ, from the coding sequence ATGGTATCCCTGCCGGAACAGGCTCAGCGCCTTTGCATATACACCGGAGAAAACGACACCCACGCAGGCCGCCCCCTCTATGAAGTCATAGTGGAGATGGCACGCAAACGCGGCCTTGCCGGAGCCACGGTCACCCGCGGTGTTTCCGGCTTCGGGGCGAATAGCCTTGTGCATACCATAAAGGTGCTGCGTCTTTCCGAAGACCTGCCCCTGCTCATCCAGATAGTGGACACGCCTGAGAAAATCGAAGCCTTTCTGCCGGAACTGGATGCCGTAATAAGCGAAGGACTGGTCACCGTTGAACCTGTGCAGGTAGTCTTCTACCGGCACAAGAATGGGAAGAAGAACCAATAA
- a CDS encoding NAD(P)/FAD-dependent oxidoreductase yields MPGHLEGAILQRDKQTYAIVPRTPAGMLTPEILDTISYVCKKYEVPIIKITSGQRMALVGMREDQVEPMWEELKWKVGRATELCVHYVQACPGTAVCKLGLQDSLGFGLEIENMFHEEPFPAKVKFGVSGCPMCCGESYVRDVGLMGTKHGWTVIVGGNSGGRPRIGDVLAENLTTEEAKELVRKFMEYYRSESGKRLRVSKFVEKVGIDAVKAAVL; encoded by the coding sequence ATGCCAGGACATCTTGAAGGCGCTATTCTCCAGCGCGACAAGCAGACATATGCCATCGTGCCCCGTACCCCTGCGGGCATGCTGACTCCGGAAATTCTCGATACTATTTCTTACGTCTGCAAGAAGTACGAAGTGCCGATCATCAAGATTACCTCCGGCCAGCGCATGGCCCTTGTGGGTATGCGTGAAGATCAGGTCGAACCCATGTGGGAAGAGTTGAAGTGGAAGGTCGGCCGCGCCACCGAACTGTGCGTGCACTATGTGCAGGCATGCCCCGGCACTGCGGTCTGTAAGCTCGGCCTGCAGGACTCTCTCGGTTTCGGGCTTGAGATCGAGAACATGTTTCATGAAGAACCGTTTCCAGCCAAGGTGAAGTTTGGTGTTTCCGGCTGCCCCATGTGCTGTGGCGAAAGCTACGTGCGAGACGTGGGCCTCATGGGCACCAAACACGGCTGGACCGTCATTGTGGGCGGCAACTCCGGCGGCCGTCCCCGTATCGGCGACGTGCTTGCCGAGAACCTGACCACCGAAGAAGCCAAGGAACTTGTCCGCAAGTTCATGGAATACTACCGCAGCGAATCCGGCAAGCGTCTGCGTGTGTCCAAGTTTGTTGAAAAGGTGGGCATTGATGCGGTAAAGGCCGCTGTGCTGTAA
- a CDS encoding protein-glutamate methylesterase/protein-glutamine glutaminase, giving the protein MAQKIKVLIVDDSALVRQTLADIFSADSELEVVGTASDPFVAAKRMESVVPDVITLDVEMPRMDGLTFLKKIMTQHPIPVVICSAVTEKGAEATFKAMEYGAVEIITKPRISTKQFLEESAIRICDAVKAAARARMKKVTEKLTVAPKLSADAVLPPPTPVTRAVGATSKVVVVGASTGGTEALASLLLGLPANCPPVAIVQHMPEHFTNAFARRLDAMCAMHVKEAEDNDRMEPGKVLIAPGNMHMLLKRNGSHYFVELKEGPLVRRHRPSVDVLFRSAARYGGKNVVGAILTGMGDDGAVGMKEMFDAGAYTIAQDEASCVVFGMPQEAIKQGGVHKVMSLNGIAGEILRMCNGH; this is encoded by the coding sequence ATGGCACAGAAAATTAAGGTTCTTATTGTCGATGACTCGGCACTTGTGCGTCAGACTCTGGCGGACATTTTCAGTGCGGATTCTGAGCTGGAAGTGGTCGGTACCGCATCCGACCCGTTCGTGGCTGCCAAACGCATGGAAAGTGTGGTGCCGGATGTGATCACGCTGGACGTGGAAATGCCCCGCATGGACGGCCTGACCTTCCTGAAAAAGATAATGACCCAGCACCCCATCCCGGTGGTCATATGTTCCGCCGTAACGGAGAAGGGCGCAGAAGCCACCTTCAAGGCTATGGAATATGGTGCGGTTGAAATTATCACCAAGCCGCGCATAAGCACGAAGCAGTTTCTGGAAGAATCTGCCATACGCATATGCGATGCCGTAAAGGCTGCAGCGCGCGCCCGGATGAAGAAGGTGACGGAAAAGCTCACCGTGGCTCCCAAGCTGTCGGCCGATGCCGTGCTGCCACCGCCCACGCCTGTTACCCGCGCTGTGGGTGCTACAAGCAAGGTTGTGGTTGTAGGAGCTTCCACGGGTGGAACCGAAGCACTGGCCAGCCTGCTGCTGGGGTTGCCCGCCAACTGCCCGCCTGTGGCCATAGTGCAGCACATGCCCGAGCATTTTACCAATGCTTTTGCCCGCAGGTTGGATGCCATGTGCGCCATGCATGTGAAAGAAGCAGAAGACAATGATCGCATGGAACCCGGTAAGGTGTTGATTGCACCGGGCAATATGCATATGTTGCTCAAGCGTAATGGTTCCCATTATTTTGTGGAACTGAAGGAAGGCCCCCTTGTAAGGCGTCACCGGCCGTCGGTAGACGTGCTGTTCCGTTCTGCCGCCCGCTACGGCGGCAAGAATGTGGTGGGGGCCATTCTTACCGGTATGGGCGACGACGGCGCGGTGGGCATGAAGGAAATGTTCGACGCGGGTGCCTATACCATAGCACAGGATGAAGCTTCATGCGTGGTTTTCGGTATGCCGCAGGAAGCCATAAAGCAGGGCGGCGTGCATAAGGTCATGTCGCTCAACGGCATTGCCGGTGAAATTCTGCGCATGTGTAACGGACATTAA
- a CDS encoding CheR family methyltransferase: protein MKNPSDNATATNADLVNRPAPMPDKVFQRLSAFIHERVGIKLPPSKRTMLEARLQKRLRVLNYPSYDSYVNYVFSDAGMEQELRNLIDVVTTNTTEFFREPKHFDYLVHTMLPEWIRRNGSRKLALWSAGCSIGMEPYTLAMVLSDFAERYAGFSFSILATDISSRALQTAVKAVYDEDRIANIPPELCKKFLLRSKDRSKKLIRIAPEIRSLVEFQRLNFMEQFCFSNPMDIIFCRNVIIYFDKPTQERLFKQFCDCLRPGGFLFIGHSESLAGMQLPLVQAAPTVYRRV, encoded by the coding sequence ATGAAGAATCCTTCGGATAACGCTACTGCCACAAACGCCGATCTGGTTAACAGACCGGCGCCCATGCCAGACAAGGTGTTTCAGCGCCTCAGTGCATTCATTCATGAACGGGTGGGTATCAAACTGCCGCCGTCAAAGCGGACCATGCTTGAAGCCAGACTGCAGAAAAGATTGCGGGTGCTGAATTATCCTTCGTATGACAGCTATGTGAATTATGTGTTCTCGGATGCGGGCATGGAGCAGGAGCTGCGCAATCTGATCGATGTGGTTACCACCAATACCACCGAGTTTTTCCGCGAGCCCAAGCATTTTGACTATCTGGTGCACACCATGCTGCCGGAATGGATACGCCGCAACGGCAGCCGCAAGCTCGCGCTATGGAGCGCCGGATGCTCCATAGGCATGGAACCGTATACGCTGGCCATGGTACTCAGCGATTTTGCGGAACGCTATGCCGGGTTCTCTTTCAGTATTCTGGCCACGGACATTTCATCCCGTGCTCTGCAGACAGCGGTTAAGGCTGTGTATGATGAGGACAGGATTGCCAATATTCCTCCGGAGCTGTGCAAGAAGTTTCTGCTCAGAAGCAAGGACCGTTCGAAAAAGCTCATCCGCATTGCACCGGAAATTCGCAGTCTTGTAGAGTTTCAGCGGCTCAACTTCATGGAGCAGTTCTGTTTTTCCAATCCCATGGATATCATTTTCTGCCGCAACGTGATCATATATTTTGACAAACCTACACAAGAGCGTCTGTTCAAGCAGTTTTGCGACTGTCTCCGTCCCGGGGGCTTCCTCTTTATCGGTCATTCGGAAAGTCTTGCCGGAATGCAACTGCCGCTCGTACAGGCGGCGCCAACCGTTTACAGGAGAGTGTAG